From the genome of Thermodesulfovibrionales bacterium:
TCTGGAGGTGTTGGCTCCTCCTCAAAAACATCAAGTGCTGCTCCTGCAACCTTACCGGTCTCAAGTGCCTCGAGCAGGTCTTTCTCATTTACTATACCACCCCTGGCACAGTTTATAATTCTCACACCATCCTTCATCATAGCTATTGTGTTTTTATTAATCAGATTCTTTGTCTCAGATGTAAGGGGTGTGTGAATAGTTATAAAATCAGAATTCCTGAAAAGCTCGGATAAATCAACCTTTTTAACACCAAGCTCTGCCGCCTTCTCATCACTGAGGAAGGGATCATAGGCAATTACATTCATACCAAGACAGAGACAGCGCCTGGCAACCTGGGAACCAATATTTCCTATTCCAATTACACCTATGGTCTTTTTATAAAGCTCCACACCCATGAATTTCTTCTTTTCCCATTTACCTGCCTTCATTGAAGAATCTGCCTGGGGTATCTGCCTTGCTACAGCAAATAGAAGTGCAATAGTATGTTCAGCTGTTGTGATGGTATTTCCTCCCGGAGTATTCATTACAACAATACCCTTTTTTGTAGCTGCAGTCTTATCTACATTGTCAAGACCTGAGCCTGCCCTTCCGATTACCTTGAGTTTAGTAGCTGCCTCTATAATATCTGCAGTAACCTTTGTAGCAGACCTTATAATCAGACCATCATATTCCTTGATAACAGCCTTGAGTTCCTCTGGCTTCATGCCTGAACGGACATCAACCTCAAGCCCTGCATTCTTAAGTATCTCTATCCCCTGTTTTGAAAGGTCATCACTTATGAGAACCTTCATCTACTCCTCCATTAAAATTTCTTCAGCAACACCGACACCTGTGCCGAGCTTTATATTATATCCCATAGATTTAAGAACCATCTCAACACCGCTTACTGCAGTAATAACATCAAAGGTATCGGCGTATCCAAGATGAGCTATCCTGAATATCTTACCCTTCAGCTTATCCTGACCACCAGCACCTGTAATACCATATTTTTCTCTCAGATTTTTATATATTGCCTGGCCATCTAAACCAGGCGGTGCCTCTATTGCTGTGACTGAATTACTTGGAGAATCCTTTGCAAAGAGTTTAAGACCTATAGCCTCCATAGCCTTTCTTGTTGCATGAGCAAGTCTTGCATGCCTTTTAAAGACATTCTCAAGACCCTCCTGTTTAAGAAGTCTCAGGCTTTCGTTGAGACCTATTATAAGGGTAACGGCTGAAGTAAAATTTGTCTGGTTCTTCTGCAGATTTTCTCTTTCTTTCTTAAAATTAAAATAAAATCTTGGCATCTTTGAAGACTCTGCCCTCTTCCATGCCTTTTCAGATACACTTACAAATGCAAGACCTGGAGGAAGCATGAGACCTTTCTGAGAGCCTGCTACATGGACATCTATTCCCAGTTCATCAGTTTTTATATCATGGGCAACCAGGGCACTAATAGAATCCACTATAAAAAGAACCTCTGGATAATTTTTAAGAACCCTGGCAATACCCTCTATATCATGATAAACACCTGTAGAGGTCTCACAGGATTGTATAAAGAGCCCTTTTGCATCGGGAACCTTTTTCAGTGCTTCTTCAACCTGCTCCGGCTTAACAGAATAACCCCATTCGACCATTATCTCATGAACATTCAGTCCGTAGGCCTGACAGATCTTTGTCCACCTTTCACCAAATTTGCCACCATTTACAACTATAACTTTATCTCCAGGATTAAAGAAATTATTAACAGCACCTACCATCCCGCCGGTACCTGTTGAACACAGGATAAGGACATCATTCTTTGTCTGGAAAATCCATTTGAGACCGTTTTTTGCCTCATCCAGAACAGGAATAAAATCAGGTGCCCTGTGATGTATTATGGGCATTGCCATTTTCAGTAATACCTCTGGTGGAACAGGTGTTGGACCTGGTGCAAGAAGATACTTCTTAATAGGCATTTTTTCCTCCTTTCTCTTTTTTAGGTTTTATTATAAATTAGAATTGTAAAAACTGTAAAGAAGGTAAGTACTGGTTTCTCTCAGAAGAACAATATTTCCGTTCTGGTTTAGTCCGGGATAGCTTTACTCAACCAGAATGTGTGATTAAAAACACATGTTTTAAGCTTATTACTGAAAAACAAGTGGTTACAGCATATCACTTAAGACGAATGATCTAATAAAAAAATTTTATTTGACAGTAGCAGGTCCAGGGAGTAATATTAAAAAGGCGATGGAGTGCGCCTTTAACCGCCCCTGAGTTTCAAGGGCTGATAACTCCTACTCTCAATATACGAGGGCAGGAGTTTTTTATTTGCCTGTTGAGGCTTGAGAAATAAAAACTCATTACATATAAATCATCACGCATTGAGCAGAGGTATGAACTTATGTATGAGGTCTGGACATTGGCATCACTCTGGATAGGGCTTGCCCTCATCGCAGCGCTTCTAAGTGCCTGGCTGAGGATTGCTACTGCTTTATCTGAGATAATGGTTGGAACACTGGCCCAGCTTCTTGTTACAGGTGCACTTGGTCTGAGCCTCAACGCAAATGAACCATGGATAAAATTCCTTGCAGGTGCTGGAGCAATAATACTTACTTTTCTCGCAGGTGCAGAGATTGATCCTGATGTCTTCAGAGTGAAATGGAAGGAGGCAACGGTGATAGGTCTTGTGGCCTTCTTTGCTCCCTTTCTTGGCTGCACTGCCTTCGCCTATTATCTCCTTGGATGGACTGTAAAGGCAAGCTGGCTTACAGGAGTAGCCCTATCAACCACATCTGTTGCAGTTGTATATGCAGTGATGCTCGAGCTAGGCCTGAATAAGACAGAATTCGGAAAGGTCATACTTGCAGCCTGTTTTATCAATGACCTCGGAACAGTCCTTGCCCTTGGTCTTATATTCTCACCATTTACGGTGAAGACTGCTGTATTTGTAATTGTAAGCCTGACCGTCTTTATCCTTCTTCCTCATATCACTCCTAGATTTTTCCATAGATTTGGTGGAAGACCTTCAGAGATAGAGGCTAAGTATCTTCTGCTTGTGCTCTTTGGTCTTGGTGCAATTGCTGTGTGGTCTGAGAGTGAGGCCGTGCTTCCAGCCTACATAATCGGCATGATACTTGCCGGCACTGTTGGCAGGGACCATGGCC
Proteins encoded in this window:
- the serA gene encoding phosphoglycerate dehydrogenase, which encodes MKVLISDDLSKQGIEILKNAGLEVDVRSGMKPEELKAVIKEYDGLIIRSATKVTADIIEAATKLKVIGRAGSGLDNVDKTAATKKGIVVMNTPGGNTITTAEHTIALLFAVARQIPQADSSMKAGKWEKKKFMGVELYKKTIGVIGIGNIGSQVARRCLCLGMNVIAYDPFLSDEKAAELGVKKVDLSELFRNSDFITIHTPLTSETKNLINKNTIAMMKDGVRIINCARGGIVNEKDLLEALETGKVAGAALDVFEEEPTPPDHPLVKHPNVVCTPHLGAATIEAQENVAIAIAEQVVDYLVHGVIRHAVNFPSIPPDQVPILQPYIDLAERIGLFASHLFEGGITEVTVEYRGEAAAINTAPVTIAAIKGLLTPLLQETVNFVNAPIIAKERGIDVKETKAKEAGDYSTLLSLRVKSPQKELLISGTLFSRKSPRIVHIDRFPVEIVPEGIMLLMYNYDRPGVIGNIGTVLGRNNINIGRMHFGRETAGGLAISVVNIDSEVSDAILDEIKRLPNIISVKLLRLP
- a CDS encoding alanine--glyoxylate aminotransferase family protein: MPIKKYLLAPGPTPVPPEVLLKMAMPIIHHRAPDFIPVLDEAKNGLKWIFQTKNDVLILCSTGTGGMVGAVNNFFNPGDKVIVVNGGKFGERWTKICQAYGLNVHEIMVEWGYSVKPEQVEEALKKVPDAKGLFIQSCETSTGVYHDIEGIARVLKNYPEVLFIVDSISALVAHDIKTDELGIDVHVAGSQKGLMLPPGLAFVSVSEKAWKRAESSKMPRFYFNFKKERENLQKNQTNFTSAVTLIIGLNESLRLLKQEGLENVFKRHARLAHATRKAMEAIGLKLFAKDSPSNSVTAIEAPPGLDGQAIYKNLREKYGITGAGGQDKLKGKIFRIAHLGYADTFDVITAVSGVEMVLKSMGYNIKLGTGVGVAEEILMEE
- a CDS encoding cation:proton antiporter; the protein is MASLWIGLALIAALLSAWLRIATALSEIMVGTLAQLLVTGALGLSLNANEPWIKFLAGAGAIILTFLAGAEIDPDVFRVKWKEATVIGLVAFFAPFLGCTAFAYYLLGWTVKASWLTGVALSTTSVAVVYAVMLELGLNKTEFGKVILAACFINDLGTVLALGLIFSPFTVKTAVFVIVSLTVFILLPHITPRFFHRFGGRPSEIEAKYLLLVLFGLGAIAVWSESEAVLPAYIIGMILAGTVGRDHGLIRRLRTMTFGLLTPFYFIRAGSFVSIASIMAAPLMLLILFMSKMITKFLGVYPITKAFRYAQKEGMFTTLLMSTGLTFGSISALFGFTHGIIDQQQYSLLIAAIIGSAVIPTLIANTFFIPHYLLPKKREE